A genomic region of Miscanthus floridulus cultivar M001 chromosome 3, ASM1932011v1, whole genome shotgun sequence contains the following coding sequences:
- the LOC136541719 gene encoding protein MODIFYING WALL LIGNIN-1-like — translation MASVIVQAVVILLDVIAFGLGVAAEQRRSRATVTPDAAKEYDYCVYDSDIATGYGVGALLLLAAAQVVLMVASRCFCCGRGLKPGGSRACALILFLFTWVTFLIAEACLLAGSVRNAYHTRYRGIFYGESLSCETVRKGVFAAGAAFTFFTAILGEVYYLSYSKSRDAAGGAPYGGSSIGMGPYN, via the exons atGGCGTCCGTCATCGTGCAGGCGGTGGTGATCCTCCTGGACGTCATCGCCTTCGGCCTGGGCGTGGCCGCCGAGCAGCGCCGGAGCCGGGCCACCGTCACCCCGGACGCCGCCAAGGAGTACGACTACTGCGTCTACGACTCCGACATCGCCACGGGCTACGGCGTCGGCGCgctgctcctcctcgccgccgcgcAGGTCGTGCTCATGGTCGCCAGCCGCTGCTTTTGCTGCGGCCGCGGGCTCAAGCCGGGAGGCTCCCGCGCCTGCGCCCTCATCCTCTTCCTGTTCACATG GGTGACCTTCCTCATCGCGGAGGCGTGCCTGCTGGCAGGATCAGTACGCAACGCGTACCACACCCGGTATAGGGGCATATTCTATGGCGAGTCCCTCTCATGTGAGACGGTGCGAAAGGGCGTCTTCGCCGCTGGTGCGGCCTTCACCTTCTTCACGGCCATCTTGGGCGAGGTGTACTACCTCAGCTACTCGAAGTCCCGAGATGCCGCTGGTGGTGCCCCCTACGGCGGCTCCAGCATTGGCATGGGCCCATACAACTAA